The Hemibagrus wyckioides isolate EC202008001 linkage group LG15, SWU_Hwy_1.0, whole genome shotgun sequence genome window below encodes:
- the LOC131365615 gene encoding chymotrypsin-like elastase family member 3B, translating into MIHMQKHIMLTRLAFLLLVADYAYACGTPEIQPLPGRVVNGEEARPHSWPWQISLQYKHGSRWYHTCGGTLIAPRWVLTAGHCIFSGDIYRIVLGKHDLSIQEETEQIRDILRIVVHPKWSIECVACGNDVALLKLDKAAFLSASVQTACVPPAGEILPHDTPCYVSGWGDLYTHGPIPDKLQQAMLPVVDYSICSKSDWWGKNVKPTMVCAGGDIRSSCNGDSGGPLNCKGEDGKWYVQGVTSFVSSTNCNELKKPTVFTRTSAFNDWLDEVMLKY; encoded by the exons ATGATTCATATGCAAAAACACATCATGCTAACACGACTGGCGTTCCTCCTGCTCGTTGCAGATTATG CCTATGCATGTGGCACTCCTGAGATTCAGCCTCTCCCTGGCAGAGTGGTGAACGGAGAAGAAGCCAGGCCTCACAGCTGGCCCTGGCAG atctcTCTCCAGTATAAACATGGCAGCCGCTGGTATCATACCTGTGGTGGGACTCTAATCGCTCCACGCTGGGTTTTGACAGCTGGACACTGCATTTT CTCAGGTGATATTTATCGCATCGTCTTGGGAAAGCATGACCTCAGCATACAGGAGGAGACGGAGCAGATCAGAGATATCCTTCGCATCGTTGTCCATCCTAAATGGAGCATCGAGTGCGTGGCATGCGG TAATGACGTTGCTCTGTTGAAGCTGGATAAAGCTGCATTTCTCAGTGCGAGCGTTCAGACAGCCTGCGTTCCTCCTGCTGGAGAAATCCTGCCTCATGACACACCCTGCTATGTCTCTGGCTGGGGCGACCTCTACA CACATGGCCCCATACCAGATAAGCTGCAGCAGGCCATGTTGCCAGTGGTGGATTACAGCATCTGCAGCAAGAGCGACTGGTGGGGTAAAAACGTGAAGCCCACCATGGTGTGTGCAGGAGGAGACATTCGCTCCAGCTGCAAC ggCGACTCTGGAGGCCCTCTGAACTGTAAGGGGGAAGATGGTAAATGGTACGTTCAGGGTGTCACCAGTTTTGTGTCATCCACCAACTGTAACGAACTGAAGAAACCTACAGTGTTCACACGCACATCCGCCTTCAATGACTGGCTGGAtgag GTCATGCTTAAGTACTGA